The DNA segment TATTGAATCCTTATTTTGTTTTAACTTGGATCAAGCGGTCATTTCCACTCATATCTTTTTCAATGGTTACTTCAGCCAATGGAAAAGCCTCTTGAAAAAGCTCTTGAACTTTTTTCCCTTGCTTAAATCCAATTTCTAAAAATACTTCACCACCTGGATTTAAAATAGTTGGAAGTTCTTTTGCTAATCTTTGGTACATAGCTAAACCATTGTTTTCAGCAAATAACGCTAAATGCGGTTCATAGTGCAAAACACTCTCATCCATATAACTGATTTCGTCGTTAGATATATATGGTGGATTCGAAAGAATGACATCAAAGCTTTCAGTCTTTACAGGATCCGTTAAATCACCTTCTAGAAAGCGAACATCTGCCTCTAATGCCGTCGCATTTTCTTGAGCTACCTTTAGAGCTTTAGAAGAGATATCCGTTGCGGTTACTTCGAAAAGCGGCCGTTCCTTTTTTATTGTGATTCCAATGAT comes from the Carnobacterium sp. 17-4 genome and includes:
- the prmC gene encoding peptide chain release factor N(5)-glutamine methyltransferase is translated as MKSKTTYREVLKWASSFLETCKREPVAAEILLRERLNWSKTDIMMHLNEEMPSDVKHQLLQDVSNHGSGIPIQQLLGYCWFYDRKFKVTKDTLIPRPETEEIVDIFLKSSSTEQKKTVLDIGTGTGIIGITIKKERPLFEVTATDISSKALKVAQENATALEADVRFLEGDLTDPVKTESFDVILSNPPYISNDEISYMDESVLHYEPHLALFAENNGLAMYQRLAKELPTILNPGGEVFLEIGFKQGKKVQELFQEAFPLAEVTIEKDMSGNDRLIQVKTK